GCACATTGATCAGTTCAAGGGGCTCTCGACCGTTGCGACCTGGCTCTGCAGAATTGCCATCAACGAATCGCTGCAACACATCCGCCGTCGCTCGAACCGAAAAGTGGCTGTGCTGGCGGTGGATCCGCAAGATTTTAACCCTCCGCGGCCAGCTGATTCAGATGACCGAGAGTTGTTAGAATTGGCAATGTCTCGAATCGAGCCGGAATTGAAAATCGTGTTCGTCTTACGCGAGGAGGAAGGACTGACCTACGAGCAAATCTCTGAAATGCTGGATCTGCCAGAAGGCACGGTAGCGTCCCGAATCAATCGGGCGCGGCAGCAGCTTAAAGAGCATTTAACCAGACTCGGATGGTCGCCTGAAAATCAATGAACTG
Above is a window of Anatilimnocola aggregata DNA encoding:
- a CDS encoding RNA polymerase sigma factor, which codes for MPLTQLISKARRIEPAVASDQEEERLRTVRCRRLTSLLAKCQERDPSAQRDLVLESQELVYRTVYRLVGRNDVDDVTQQVYLQVFRHIDQFKGLSTVATWLCRIAINESLQHIRRRSNRKVAVLAVDPQDFNPPRPADSDDRELLELAMSRIEPELKIVFVLREEEGLTYEQISEMLDLPEGTVASRINRARQQLKEHLTRLGWSPENQ